A genomic window from Streptomyces sp. HUAS YS2 includes:
- a CDS encoding thymidine kinase, whose amino-acid sequence MPELVFFSGTMDCGKSTLALQIEHNRSARGLQGMIFTRDDRAGEGKLSSRLGLVTDAVEAAEGFDFYAYIVDRMSKGGRCDYVIADEAQFLAPGQIDQLARVVDDLELDVFAFGITTDFRSKLFPGSQRLVELADRVEVLQVEALCWCGARATHNARTVGGRMVIEGAQVVVGDVNAGDEVGYEVLCRRHHRRLMTAATARAAVLSPDVLPVAHDEA is encoded by the coding sequence ATGCCCGAGCTGGTGTTCTTCTCCGGAACGATGGACTGCGGAAAGAGCACCCTCGCTCTTCAGATCGAGCACAACCGCTCCGCGCGCGGACTGCAGGGCATGATCTTCACGCGGGACGACCGGGCGGGCGAGGGGAAGCTGTCCTCGCGGCTCGGGCTGGTGACCGACGCCGTGGAGGCGGCGGAGGGCTTCGACTTCTACGCCTACATCGTCGACCGGATGTCCAAGGGCGGCCGGTGCGACTACGTCATCGCGGACGAGGCGCAGTTCCTCGCCCCCGGGCAGATCGACCAGCTCGCGCGGGTCGTGGACGACCTGGAGCTCGACGTGTTCGCCTTCGGGATCACCACCGACTTCCGCTCCAAGCTCTTCCCCGGCTCGCAGCGCCTCGTCGAACTCGCCGACCGGGTCGAGGTGCTCCAGGTCGAGGCGCTGTGCTGGTGCGGTGCCCGGGCCACGCACAACGCCCGTACGGTCGGCGGCCGCATGGTCATCGAGGGCGCCCAGGTCGTCGTCGGGGATGTGAACGCCGGCGACGAGGTGGGGTACGAGGTGCTGTGCCGTCGCCATCACCGCCGCCTGATGACGGCCGCGACCGCGCGCGCCGCGGTCCTCTCCCCGGACGTCCTGCCCGTCGCCCACGACGAGGCCTGA
- a CDS encoding glycosyltransferase family 2 protein, with translation MPKLSVVVPFHNVGAYAPDTLRSLANNADPDFEFLLVDDCSTDDTPYVLDRWESRIPQARVIRHATNQGVAQARNTGIDAATGDWITFLDGDDWYAPGHLRAMVDRVEALGCDFARTDHVQSNARNRQIRYAPAKLRDTVMNPRDGIAPASMVTMVDYPFVPFGIYSGRLFRDGASRFETKLRTAEDRLWVWRLHLKADTYAALSLHGVFYRRGVTTSLTQITDNRQLDFIPSYDLLLEEVARDPEADRFLPKAVRTYCAMIAFHMAKSDQYEPAVARRLGRDVTDGLARMPQGVLDETLASMDTTRSTMLQRLRGARRAA, from the coding sequence GTGCCGAAGCTGTCCGTCGTCGTACCGTTCCACAACGTCGGGGCGTACGCGCCCGACACCCTGCGCAGCCTCGCGAACAACGCGGACCCGGACTTCGAGTTCCTGCTCGTCGACGACTGCTCCACGGACGACACCCCGTACGTCCTCGACCGGTGGGAGAGCCGGATCCCGCAGGCCCGGGTGATCCGGCACGCCACCAACCAGGGTGTGGCCCAGGCCCGCAACACCGGCATCGACGCCGCGACCGGGGACTGGATCACCTTCCTCGACGGCGACGACTGGTACGCGCCGGGCCACCTGCGCGCCATGGTGGACCGCGTCGAGGCCCTCGGCTGCGACTTCGCCCGCACCGACCACGTCCAGTCGAACGCCCGGAACCGGCAGATCCGGTACGCCCCGGCGAAGCTCCGCGACACGGTGATGAATCCCCGGGACGGGATCGCCCCGGCCAGCATGGTGACGATGGTCGACTACCCGTTCGTCCCCTTCGGGATCTACAGCGGACGCCTCTTCCGCGACGGCGCGTCCCGCTTCGAGACGAAGCTGCGCACCGCCGAGGACCGGCTGTGGGTCTGGCGGCTCCACCTGAAGGCCGATACGTACGCGGCGCTCTCCCTGCACGGCGTGTTCTACCGGCGCGGTGTCACCACCTCGCTCACCCAGATCACCGACAACCGGCAGCTCGACTTCATTCCGTCGTACGACCTCCTTCTGGAGGAGGTCGCCCGGGACCCGGAGGCCGACCGCTTCCTGCCCAAGGCGGTCCGCACCTACTGCGCCATGATCGCCTTCCACATGGCCAAGTCCGACCAGTACGAGCCAGCCGTGGCCCGGCGGCTGGGCCGGGACGTGACCGACGGGCTGGCGCGGATGCCGCAGGGGGTCCTCGACGAGACGCTCGCGTCGATGGACACCACCCGCTCGACCATGCTCCAGCGCCTGCGCGGCGCGCGAAGGGCCGCCTGA
- a CDS encoding YfhO family protein, producing MPPVVQTAPDRDALAPSASPPAPAEPQRGRLRAAAGASGLTCVVLCLAGLLAGTYPFGPTTRNIVDLGQQYLPYHAYWRKLLLGEADGDLFLNWSSGFGSNFLGDVGTYLSSPFDLIVVLFPADRIELALYVVTVAKITAAGAAMAYLLLTLRRGPWPVAAVLGAAYALSGWTFNYGATVPMWLDGLLAFPLLCLVGEWARAGRRPVLGPLVVALAWIANFYTAYMATIGAAVVLLVRLVTTDDDRRRLAGLLRAARSVLIGLGLAAPLVTVVFFATRVADPTPPTAFEAVPWSEVFARLLPATASVATPALYIGTAALALALTLPFNRAVPPRGRAVWSAAVVLVALSLQWEPTHLIWHAGASPNGIPYRQTFVLSGLLLLAAWLSTAQGTPRLPALLGGAAVLAVLVLAARDSADIDRWTFPALGAAAGLAVLAAGCAFLASRHTASRVLPLLAVGLLVAAQAGEAAVTGARIERQQLSKVTWAPRLGPWHEDVARSVGRVDTWPNRRTDPGETPGGNDVLVVGGQGADYYSSLTSKVYSETLSALGFGYYAKGRHPVSLDNPVTDAIFSIGARTRSTPTAPLRQDALPEAAVTTVERAVPPLVTVRPGPAAGVRYGDSAFANQELLLGAPVYDMPAEPRRTPAGPGAVTLTGSCPAGSEVWLWAPEFTGSAALDGRPPVDFAGKAPSVRGPMQPLGTVPASGAVRIALHARHGGGPALPRQPVGCLVEDRLDRAVRELTATGATGVRVTGHTLTARLPAGSTGTAVVAAPRIPGWRCATDGAEPAPAARHLGLIAVPLGAGASSVSCVFRPPGLRLGGAAGATALLAMTAVALLDRRGRGSSGRGSSGRRQVFTARATRARSAGIGDG from the coding sequence GTGCCCCCTGTCGTACAGACCGCTCCCGACCGCGACGCCCTCGCTCCCAGCGCGTCCCCGCCGGCGCCGGCCGAACCACAGCGGGGGCGGCTACGAGCTGCGGCCGGGGCCTCCGGGCTGACCTGCGTGGTGCTCTGCCTCGCCGGGCTGCTGGCCGGGACGTACCCGTTCGGGCCGACCACCCGCAACATCGTCGACCTGGGGCAGCAGTACCTGCCGTACCACGCGTACTGGCGGAAGCTGCTGCTCGGGGAGGCGGACGGGGACCTGTTCCTGAACTGGAGTTCCGGCTTCGGCTCGAACTTCCTCGGCGATGTCGGGACCTACCTGAGCAGCCCGTTCGACCTGATCGTGGTGCTCTTCCCGGCCGACCGGATCGAACTCGCCCTCTACGTCGTCACCGTCGCCAAGATCACCGCGGCCGGCGCCGCCATGGCGTACCTGCTGCTGACGCTGCGCCGCGGCCCCTGGCCGGTCGCGGCCGTGCTCGGCGCCGCGTACGCGCTGTCCGGCTGGACCTTCAACTACGGCGCGACCGTGCCGATGTGGCTGGACGGCCTGCTGGCCTTCCCGCTGCTGTGCCTGGTGGGGGAGTGGGCGCGGGCCGGCCGGCGGCCGGTGCTCGGGCCGCTCGTCGTGGCGCTGGCCTGGATCGCGAACTTCTACACCGCGTACATGGCGACCATCGGCGCGGCCGTGGTCCTGCTCGTCCGGCTGGTCACGACGGACGACGACCGGCGCCGTCTCGCGGGGCTGCTGCGGGCGGCCCGCAGTGTGCTCATCGGCCTCGGGCTCGCCGCCCCGCTCGTCACCGTCGTCTTCTTCGCCACCCGGGTCGCCGACCCGACGCCCCCGACCGCTTTCGAAGCGGTCCCGTGGAGCGAGGTGTTCGCCCGGCTGTTGCCGGCCACGGCGAGCGTGGCGACCCCAGCCCTGTACATCGGCACCGCGGCACTCGCGCTCGCGCTCACCCTGCCGTTCAACCGGGCCGTACCGCCCCGGGGCCGGGCCGTCTGGTCGGCGGCGGTCGTCCTGGTGGCCCTCTCCCTCCAGTGGGAGCCGACCCATCTGATCTGGCACGCCGGGGCCTCGCCCAACGGCATCCCGTACCGCCAGACCTTCGTCCTGTCCGGTCTCCTGCTGCTCGCCGCCTGGCTGTCCACCGCGCAGGGGACGCCGCGGCTCCCGGCGCTGCTCGGCGGGGCGGCGGTGCTCGCCGTCCTCGTCCTCGCGGCCCGTGACAGCGCGGACATCGACCGGTGGACCTTCCCGGCGCTCGGGGCCGCCGCGGGCCTCGCCGTCCTCGCGGCCGGCTGCGCGTTCCTGGCGTCCCGGCACACCGCGAGCAGGGTGCTGCCGCTCCTGGCCGTCGGTCTGCTGGTCGCGGCGCAGGCCGGCGAGGCGGCCGTCACCGGGGCGCGTATCGAGCGACAGCAGCTGAGCAAGGTGACCTGGGCGCCCCGGCTGGGCCCCTGGCACGAGGACGTCGCGCGGTCGGTCGGACGCGTGGACACCTGGCCGAACCGCCGCACGGACCCCGGCGAGACCCCGGGCGGCAACGACGTCCTGGTGGTCGGCGGTCAGGGCGCGGACTACTACAGCAGCCTGACGTCCAAGGTGTATTCGGAGACACTGTCCGCGCTCGGCTTCGGGTACTACGCCAAGGGTCGGCATCCCGTCAGCCTGGACAACCCGGTCACCGACGCGATCTTCTCCATCGGCGCGCGGACACGCTCCACACCCACCGCCCCGCTCCGTCAGGACGCCCTCCCCGAGGCCGCCGTCACCACGGTCGAGCGGGCCGTCCCGCCGCTGGTCACCGTCCGGCCCGGCCCGGCGGCCGGGGTCCGCTACGGCGACTCCGCCTTCGCCAACCAGGAGCTGCTGCTCGGCGCGCCGGTGTACGACATGCCGGCCGAACCGCGCCGTACGCCGGCGGGCCCGGGCGCCGTCACGCTGACCGGCAGCTGCCCGGCCGGCTCCGAAGTCTGGCTCTGGGCCCCCGAGTTCACCGGCAGCGCCGCGCTCGACGGCCGGCCGCCGGTCGACTTCGCCGGCAAGGCTCCCTCGGTGCGCGGCCCGATGCAGCCGCTCGGCACCGTCCCCGCCTCCGGCGCCGTACGGATCGCCCTGCACGCGCGGCACGGCGGCGGTCCCGCCCTGCCTCGGCAGCCCGTCGGCTGCCTGGTCGAGGACCGCCTCGACCGGGCCGTACGGGAGCTGACGGCGACCGGAGCCACCGGCGTACGGGTCACCGGCCACACCCTCACCGCCCGGCTGCCCGCCGGGAGTACCGGAACCGCCGTGGTCGCCGCGCCGCGCATCCCCGGCTGGCGCTGCGCCACGGACGGCGCCGAACCCGCCCCGGCCGCCCGCCACCTGGGCCTGATCGCCGTCCCCCTCGGCGCAGGCGCGTCCTCGGTCAGCTGTGTCTTCCGGCCGCCCGGGCTGCGGCTCGGCGGCGCGGCGGGCGCGACGGCGCTGCTCGCCATGACCGCCGTCGCCCTCCTGGACCGCCGCGGGCGCGGCTCCTCCGGACGCGGTTCCTCCGGACGACGGCAAGTGTTCACCGCCCGTGCGACTCGGGCTCGTTCCGCCGGAATCGGGGACGGCTAG